The following proteins are encoded in a genomic region of Amycolatopsis sulphurea:
- the ligD gene encoding non-homologous end-joining DNA ligase codes for MDPAAERLAKYRAMRDFTRTDEPSGAAVTGPGNRFVVQRHRARRRHYDLRLELGGVLVSWAVPKGPTLDPKARRMAVQVEDHPLEYAEFEGVIPRGEYGGGDVIVWDHGTWAAVDTEDPEQALADGNLHFDLFGEKLAGRFVLIHPSRDGDGRQWFLLHKQDEHATAGWDAEDHPKSVKSGLTNDEIAAAPPALWRSDLPAAEAEVPLKFAPAPEEELTALHELGTKGSWTVAGRTLKLTNLDKVLIPGRDGEKPITKRDLIEYYTRIAPVMLPYLAGRPLNTNRFPSGIGKPGFWHKEVPGHAPDWLHRWHHEAAEPDEVQQYLVPSGVADLAWLANFGALELHAWTSRTADVERPTWVLFDIDPGTETSFDDVLTLARLHRTALAHLGLTGLPKTTGQRGIQIWVPIEPRYSYAETRGWAETVSKAIGRTVPDLVSWAWHKDRRDGRARLDYTQNVRNKTLVAPYSVRPRPGAPVSVPLDWDELDDPELTPDRWTVRTVPERVTRAGDPFAALLNLAQRLPRL; via the coding sequence ATGGACCCGGCGGCGGAACGGCTCGCGAAGTACCGCGCCATGCGCGACTTCACGAGGACCGACGAGCCCTCCGGCGCCGCCGTCACCGGGCCCGGCAACCGGTTCGTGGTGCAACGGCACCGTGCCCGGCGCAGGCACTACGACCTCCGTCTCGAACTCGGCGGCGTGCTGGTCAGCTGGGCCGTGCCGAAGGGGCCGACGCTCGACCCGAAGGCCCGGCGGATGGCTGTGCAGGTGGAGGACCATCCGCTCGAATACGCCGAGTTCGAAGGCGTGATCCCCCGAGGCGAGTACGGCGGCGGCGACGTGATCGTCTGGGACCACGGCACCTGGGCGGCCGTGGACACCGAGGACCCGGAACAGGCGCTGGCGGACGGAAATCTGCACTTCGACCTGTTCGGCGAGAAGCTCGCCGGCCGGTTCGTGCTGATCCACCCGAGCCGGGACGGCGACGGCAGGCAATGGTTCCTTCTGCACAAGCAGGACGAGCACGCGACAGCGGGCTGGGACGCCGAGGACCACCCGAAGTCGGTGAAAAGCGGCCTCACCAACGACGAGATCGCCGCCGCCCCGCCCGCGCTGTGGCGCAGCGACCTGCCGGCCGCCGAAGCCGAAGTGCCGCTGAAGTTCGCGCCTGCTCCCGAAGAAGAGCTGACCGCGCTGCACGAGCTGGGCACGAAGGGCAGCTGGACCGTCGCCGGGCGGACGCTGAAGCTGACCAACCTGGACAAGGTGCTGATCCCGGGCCGGGACGGCGAAAAGCCGATCACCAAACGCGATCTCATCGAGTACTACACCCGGATCGCTCCGGTCATGCTGCCCTACCTGGCCGGCCGGCCGCTGAACACGAACCGGTTTCCCAGCGGGATCGGCAAACCCGGCTTCTGGCACAAGGAGGTCCCCGGCCACGCGCCGGACTGGCTGCACCGCTGGCACCACGAAGCCGCCGAACCGGACGAGGTCCAGCAGTACCTTGTCCCCTCCGGGGTCGCGGATCTGGCCTGGCTGGCCAATTTCGGCGCGCTGGAGCTGCACGCGTGGACTTCGCGCACCGCCGATGTCGAGCGTCCGACCTGGGTCCTGTTCGACATCGACCCGGGGACCGAGACCTCCTTCGACGACGTGCTCACGCTCGCCCGCCTGCACCGCACGGCGCTGGCGCACCTCGGGCTGACCGGGTTGCCGAAGACCACCGGCCAGCGCGGCATCCAGATCTGGGTGCCGATCGAACCGCGCTACAGCTACGCCGAAACCCGCGGCTGGGCCGAGACCGTGTCGAAGGCGATCGGCCGCACCGTCCCGGATCTGGTCAGCTGGGCCTGGCACAAGGACCGCCGCGACGGCCGGGCCCGGCTCGACTACACGCAGAACGTGCGGAACAAGACCCTCGTCGCGCCCTACAGCGTCCGTCCGCGGCCGGGTGCCCCGGTGTCGGTGCCTCTGGACTGGGACGAACTCGACGATCCGGAGCTGACGCCGGACCGGTGGACGGTGCGAACCGTGCCGGAGCGGGTCACCCGCGCCGGTGATCCGTTCGCCGCGCTGCTGAACCTGGCGCAACGGCTTCCGCGGCTGTAG
- a CDS encoding DUF6204 family protein, which yields MDAFRVIIRGKFDHLDEAGRAALAAKGGDLMFSEAGTFTHDVTVTAFTFRCQVPAQPDDDEKVAKARAAEALHAHGLPCRDLDYAVTDMRAVRVRRKKR from the coding sequence ATGGACGCGTTCCGCGTGATCATTCGCGGCAAGTTCGACCACCTCGATGAAGCCGGGCGTGCGGCGCTGGCTGCGAAGGGCGGCGACCTGATGTTCAGTGAGGCGGGCACATTTACGCACGACGTCACCGTCACCGCGTTCACCTTCCGCTGTCAGGTGCCTGCTCAGCCGGACGACGACGAGAAGGTCGCGAAGGCCCGTGCTGCGGAGGCACTGCACGCGCACGGCTTACCGTGTCGAGACTTGGACTACGCAGTCACAGACATGCGCGCAGTGCGCGTGCGGCGCAAGAAGCGGTAG
- a CDS encoding TetR/AcrR family transcriptional regulator produces MGLRERKKRETVERITGAALALFVERGFDAVTIAEVAEAADVAVNTVYHHFRVKEDLVLPPDEASAGRLAGIVRERAPGVSAAGAVLAHLRGEIRRRERTIGLTPGFGRVLPMMLAAPTLAARLRDLGEQMAGELTEVLIEETGADRADPVPGLVSAQIGWVHSLLYAEIGKRTVAGEQPDDIAKAAEDLLDAVEGLLGVRVLTYATRNGT; encoded by the coding sequence ATGGGACTGCGGGAACGGAAGAAGCGGGAGACCGTCGAGCGGATCACTGGTGCCGCGCTGGCCCTGTTCGTCGAGCGGGGGTTCGACGCGGTGACGATCGCCGAGGTGGCCGAGGCGGCGGACGTTGCGGTCAACACCGTCTACCACCACTTCCGCGTCAAGGAGGACTTGGTGCTGCCGCCGGACGAGGCCTCGGCCGGGCGGCTGGCCGGGATCGTGCGGGAGCGGGCGCCGGGGGTCTCCGCGGCGGGGGCGGTGCTGGCGCACCTGCGTGGCGAGATCCGGCGGCGTGAGCGGACGATCGGGCTCACCCCCGGGTTCGGCCGGGTCCTGCCGATGATGCTGGCCGCGCCGACGCTCGCCGCGCGGCTGCGTGACCTCGGCGAGCAGATGGCCGGCGAGCTGACCGAGGTGCTGATCGAGGAGACCGGCGCGGATCGAGCGGATCCCGTGCCGGGGCTGGTTTCGGCGCAGATCGGGTGGGTGCACAGCCTGCTGTACGCGGAGATCGGCAAACGCACGGTCGCCGGCGAGCAGCCGGACGACATCGCGAAGGCGGCCGAAGACCTCCTCGATGCGGTGGAAGGCCTGCTCGGCGTCCGAGTGCTCACCTATGCGACACGAAATGGAACCTGA
- a CDS encoding BTAD domain-containing putative transcriptional regulator, which translates to MRTDSGAEMIVPGARVRTLLSALALEPGRIVTSGRLVDAVWGAHPPATVNALHALVSRLRRAGATLDSTPAGYRLPEATVDVARFEELVTMARATGDDRVKLRLLREALDLWRGPALGDVADGEFFQAPIARLTELRLTAAEEHAEAALRLGLGASLTTELSGLLAEHPLRERLTAALMRALQAAGQPGEALRVFARARMALADELGVDPSAQLSEVHTSLLQEDPAPGPRTNLRAGLTSFVGRDADVAEVVKLVGEYRLTTLIGPGGAGKTRLSVETGRRLLDETSGDVWFVELASVTSGADMAQALLSALETRGRVHVSRHAGGTVRERAIAALRDREAVLVLDNCEHLLDPAAELAEQLLGECPRLRILATSREALAVTGEALWPVEPLTLPGEGAGVPDAMACASVRLFADRAAAVRPGFAINESTVDDVVRICRALDGMPLAVELAAARLRALTVAQLTARLDDRFRLLTAGSRTALARHRTLRAVVDWSWDLLTPGERRLLRRLAVFSGGATAGAAEAVCPGGADLLVSLVDKSLLTSSADTEPRYRMLETIKAYGLARLAEAGELESVRQAHAEWFAQLAERADEHLRRAEQLDWLARLNAEHGNLMAAVRGALAAGDAPMAVRLVVRCSWFWLLTGHKTEGMELIAAALAVPGEVDPGEQATACAMYALLMTAGLADDSTAVEWVSRALELAGDRAGQHPILRFMVPLHQLLRSGRDGCPPQLSVLDDLIADPDPWLRAHALLNRSRLQVNVNRDAAAAEADIRESVRLFRRSGERWGTSLALSEYAELVARRGALAEGAALYQESVDAVRELGAMEDAIWAYGRKAQLLMRLGDGAGAAAAIAAADRESATVTFPDALASVAHAKGDLARWQGDPAAARLSLKQAAALLEHTTIHPVFRAMLAHSHAYLDAIAGDLATARVRRREALELSVQVGDVVYLAHTVVGIADHALRLGRVADAALLLRAAEQLRGGPDHASPDVAAVAAAIRAAGVHPPAGDPDPIALARDVLSE; encoded by the coding sequence GTGCGGACCGACTCAGGCGCCGAGATGATCGTCCCGGGCGCCCGGGTGCGGACGTTGCTGAGTGCGCTCGCGCTGGAACCCGGGCGGATCGTCACGTCGGGCCGGCTCGTCGACGCGGTGTGGGGCGCACACCCGCCGGCCACCGTGAATGCCTTACACGCCCTCGTTTCCCGGCTGCGACGAGCGGGAGCGACGCTCGATTCCACGCCCGCGGGCTATCGGCTGCCCGAGGCAACCGTGGACGTGGCGCGCTTCGAGGAGCTGGTCACCATGGCCCGCGCCACCGGCGACGACCGCGTCAAGCTGCGGCTGCTGCGCGAGGCGCTCGATCTGTGGCGCGGACCGGCGCTCGGCGATGTCGCGGACGGCGAGTTCTTCCAAGCCCCGATCGCACGGCTGACCGAACTCCGGCTCACCGCGGCGGAGGAACATGCCGAAGCCGCGCTGCGTCTGGGCCTCGGGGCGAGCCTGACCACGGAGCTGTCCGGGCTGCTGGCCGAGCACCCGCTGCGGGAACGGCTGACGGCCGCTTTGATGCGCGCCCTGCAAGCGGCCGGACAGCCGGGCGAGGCGCTGCGGGTGTTCGCCCGGGCCCGGATGGCGCTGGCCGACGAGCTGGGCGTCGATCCGTCCGCCCAGCTGTCCGAGGTACACACCTCGCTGCTGCAGGAGGATCCCGCGCCCGGGCCGCGCACGAACCTGCGCGCCGGGCTGACCAGCTTCGTCGGCCGGGACGCGGACGTCGCCGAAGTCGTGAAGCTCGTCGGCGAATACCGGCTCACCACGCTCATCGGGCCGGGCGGGGCCGGAAAGACCCGGCTGTCGGTCGAGACCGGACGCCGGCTGCTCGACGAGACCAGCGGCGACGTGTGGTTCGTGGAGCTGGCTTCGGTGACCTCCGGTGCGGACATGGCGCAGGCGTTGCTCAGCGCACTCGAAACCCGCGGGCGGGTGCACGTCAGCAGACATGCCGGGGGAACGGTGCGGGAACGGGCGATCGCCGCGTTGCGCGACCGGGAAGCCGTGCTGGTGCTGGACAATTGCGAACACTTGCTCGACCCGGCCGCCGAGCTTGCCGAGCAGCTGCTCGGCGAATGTCCCCGGCTGCGGATCCTGGCCACCAGCCGCGAAGCCCTCGCGGTGACCGGCGAAGCGCTGTGGCCGGTGGAACCGCTCACGCTGCCCGGCGAGGGCGCGGGCGTGCCCGATGCGATGGCCTGCGCGTCGGTGCGGCTGTTCGCCGACCGTGCCGCCGCGGTACGGCCGGGTTTCGCCATCAACGAGTCCACTGTGGACGACGTGGTCCGGATCTGCCGGGCGCTCGACGGCATGCCACTGGCCGTGGAGCTGGCCGCGGCGCGGCTGCGTGCGCTGACCGTGGCGCAGCTCACGGCACGGCTCGACGACCGGTTCCGGCTGCTCACCGCGGGCAGCCGGACCGCGCTGGCCCGGCACCGGACGTTGCGCGCGGTCGTCGACTGGAGCTGGGATCTGCTGACGCCGGGCGAACGGCGGCTGCTGCGCCGGCTGGCCGTGTTCTCCGGCGGCGCGACCGCCGGCGCCGCCGAAGCGGTCTGCCCCGGCGGCGCCGACCTGCTCGTGTCGCTGGTCGACAAATCGCTGCTGACCTCCTCCGCCGACACCGAGCCGCGGTACCGGATGCTGGAGACGATCAAGGCTTACGGGCTGGCACGGCTGGCCGAAGCGGGCGAACTCGAGTCCGTCCGGCAGGCGCACGCGGAGTGGTTCGCGCAGCTGGCCGAGCGCGCCGACGAGCACCTGCGCCGGGCCGAGCAGCTCGACTGGCTGGCCCGGCTCAACGCCGAGCACGGCAACCTGATGGCCGCGGTCCGGGGCGCGCTGGCCGCGGGAGACGCACCGATGGCCGTCCGGCTGGTCGTCCGCTGTTCGTGGTTCTGGCTGCTGACCGGCCACAAGACCGAGGGCATGGAGCTGATCGCGGCCGCGCTGGCGGTGCCCGGCGAAGTGGATCCAGGGGAACAGGCCACCGCGTGCGCGATGTACGCCTTGCTGATGACCGCCGGGCTGGCCGACGACAGCACCGCCGTCGAATGGGTCAGCCGGGCGCTGGAGCTGGCCGGTGATCGGGCCGGGCAGCATCCGATCCTGCGGTTCATGGTCCCGTTGCACCAATTGCTGCGCAGCGGCCGGGACGGGTGTCCCCCGCAACTGTCCGTTTTGGACGATCTGATCGCCGACCCGGACCCGTGGCTGCGCGCGCACGCGCTGCTGAACCGGTCCCGGTTGCAGGTGAACGTCAATCGGGACGCGGCCGCGGCGGAGGCGGACATCCGCGAATCGGTGCGGCTGTTCCGCCGCAGTGGCGAGCGCTGGGGGACTTCGCTGGCGTTGAGCGAGTACGCCGAACTCGTCGCACGGCGCGGTGCGCTCGCGGAAGGCGCTGCGCTGTATCAGGAATCGGTCGACGCCGTACGCGAGCTGGGCGCGATGGAAGACGCCATCTGGGCGTACGGCCGAAAAGCCCAGCTGCTGATGCGCTTGGGCGACGGAGCCGGCGCCGCCGCCGCGATCGCCGCGGCCGACCGTGAATCCGCGACGGTGACCTTCCCCGACGCGTTGGCGAGCGTGGCGCACGCGAAGGGCGATCTGGCGCGCTGGCAAGGCGATCCGGCAGCCGCCCGGCTGAGTCTGAAACAGGCAGCGGCCCTGCTCGAACACACCACGATTCACCCGGTTTTCCGCGCGATGCTGGCACATTCCCACGCGTACCTGGACGCCATCGCCGGAGATCTGGCCACCGCGCGGGTCCGCCGTCGTGAGGCCCTGGAGCTGTCCGTCCAAGTGGGCGATGTGGTTTACCTGGCCCACACCGTCGTGGGAATCGCGGACCACGCGCTACGTCTCGGCCGTGTGGCCGACGCCGCCCTTCTGCTCCGCGCCGCCGAGCAGCTTCGCGGCGGCCCGGACCACGCTTCCCCCGACGTCGCCGCAGTCGCAGCAGCGATCCGGGCCGCCGGCGTGCACCCGCCCGCCGGAGACCCGGACCCGATCGCGTTGGCTCGCGACGTGCTCAGCGAATGA
- a CDS encoding ABC transporter permease, whose product MRDSMIMVRRNLKHLLRYPSMTVMLVAMPVIFLLLFVYVFGGTLGAGIGGGSGGRATYIDYVTPGVLLMAIAGAVQGTAVSVAMDMTQGIMARFRTMAISRGAVLTGHVVSSCCQAMLCVGVTLGLAVAIGFRPSANLLQWLGALGMLLLLAFALTWLTVALGMVTKSVEGASNLPMPLILLPFLGSGFVPTDSMPAGLRWFAQYQPFTPVMETARALLRGTPVGSNLVLALGWCAVLSLGGYLWARRLFERNLIR is encoded by the coding sequence ATGCGTGACTCGATGATCATGGTGCGCCGCAACCTCAAGCACCTGCTGCGATACCCGTCGATGACCGTGATGCTGGTCGCGATGCCGGTGATCTTCCTGCTGTTGTTCGTCTACGTGTTCGGCGGCACGCTCGGTGCCGGCATCGGCGGCGGTTCCGGCGGCCGCGCGACCTATATCGACTACGTGACCCCCGGCGTGCTGCTGATGGCGATCGCCGGTGCGGTGCAAGGGACGGCCGTGTCCGTGGCGATGGATATGACCCAGGGCATCATGGCCCGCTTCCGCACCATGGCGATCAGCCGTGGGGCGGTGCTCACCGGGCATGTGGTGAGCAGTTGCTGCCAGGCGATGCTGTGCGTCGGCGTGACGCTGGGGCTCGCGGTCGCGATCGGCTTCCGTCCGTCGGCGAATCTGCTGCAATGGCTGGGCGCGCTCGGAATGCTCCTGCTGCTCGCGTTTGCGCTGACCTGGCTGACGGTGGCGCTCGGCATGGTGACCAAGAGCGTCGAGGGGGCGAGCAATCTCCCGATGCCGCTGATCCTGCTGCCGTTCCTCGGCAGCGGGTTCGTGCCGACCGATTCGATGCCCGCGGGCCTGCGGTGGTTTGCCCAGTACCAGCCGTTCACCCCGGTGATGGAGACGGCGCGGGCACTGTTGCGGGGGACTCCGGTGGGCTCGAATCTGGTGCTGGCGCTGGGTTGGTGCGCGGTGCTCAGCCTGGGCGGCTACCTGTGGGCACGCCGGTTGTTCGAGCGGAACCTCATTCGCTGA
- a CDS encoding ATP-binding cassette domain-containing protein, translating into MSTTSAISVTGLCKAYGDNTVLDGIDLDVQPGTVFALLGPNGAGKTTTVHILSTLLAPDGGEVRVAGHDVRREPDEVRAAIGVTGQFSAVDDLLTGEENLRLMADLHHLGRAEGRTRVAGLLTRFDLADAAGRLASTYSGGMRRRLDLAMSLVGVPRIIFLDEPTTGLDPRSRRTMWSIIRDLVAGGVTVFLTTQYLEEADQLADRIAVLDHGRLVAEGTADELKRLIPGGHVQLRFADPVLLDAGARLFDGAARDDDALTLQIPSDGGVHSLRTLLDRLDAASVEVGELSVHLPDLDDVFLALTERSVVHDA; encoded by the coding sequence ATGTCCACCACTTCGGCGATCAGCGTCACGGGGCTGTGCAAGGCCTACGGCGACAACACCGTGCTCGACGGCATCGATCTGGACGTCCAGCCCGGTACCGTCTTCGCGTTGCTCGGTCCCAACGGCGCGGGCAAGACCACGACGGTCCACATCCTCTCCACCCTGCTCGCCCCGGACGGTGGCGAGGTGCGGGTGGCCGGGCACGACGTGCGGCGGGAGCCGGATGAGGTGCGTGCCGCAATCGGCGTCACCGGGCAGTTCTCGGCGGTCGACGATCTGCTCACCGGCGAAGAGAACCTGCGGCTGATGGCCGATCTGCACCATCTCGGCCGAGCCGAGGGTCGTACGCGGGTCGCCGGGCTGCTTACGCGGTTCGACCTCGCCGACGCTGCCGGGCGGCTGGCCAGCACCTACTCCGGTGGGATGCGGCGACGGCTCGATCTGGCGATGAGCCTGGTCGGCGTGCCGCGGATCATCTTTCTCGACGAGCCGACCACGGGACTCGACCCGCGCAGCCGGCGGACCATGTGGTCGATCATCCGGGACCTGGTGGCCGGCGGCGTCACCGTCTTCCTCACCACGCAATACCTGGAGGAAGCCGACCAGCTCGCCGACCGGATCGCCGTGCTCGATCACGGCAGGCTGGTCGCCGAGGGGACCGCGGACGAGCTGAAGCGGCTCATCCCGGGCGGGCACGTGCAGCTGCGGTTCGCCGATCCCGTCTTGCTGGACGCGGGCGCCCGCCTGTTCGACGGAGCCGCCCGGGACGACGACGCGCTCACCCTGCAGATCCCGAGCGACGGCGGGGTCCATTCGCTGCGGACGCTGCTGGACCGCCTCGACGCGGCGTCGGTCGAGGTCGGCGAGCTGTCCGTGCACCTGCCCGATCTCGACGACGTCTTCCTGGCCCTGACCGAACGGAGCGTGGTCCACGATGCGTGA
- a CDS encoding glutathione S-transferase family protein codes for MTEQGTFTRDMHYLPDRITADGRDGWPLEPGRYRLVIARACPWANRAAIVRRLLGLEDVLSMGMCGPTHDERSWTFDLDPGGRDPVLGIERLQQAFFARDPDYPRGVTVPAIVDVPSGKVVTNDFRRITLDLSLEWRAYHRAGAPELYPERLRAEIDDVAEKVFRDVNNGVYRAGFAGSQAAYEHAYRDVFGRLDWLSQRLAGQRYLVGDTITEADIRLFTTLVRFDAVYHGHFKCNRQKLTEMPVLWAYARDLFQTPGFGDTIDFGQIKKHYYVVHRKLNPSGVVPLGPDLSGWLTPHGREDLGGRPFGDGTPPGPPPENERVPLLPSAG; via the coding sequence ATGACCGAGCAGGGCACCTTCACCCGGGACATGCACTACCTTCCCGACCGGATCACCGCCGACGGCCGCGACGGCTGGCCGCTGGAGCCGGGTCGCTACCGGCTGGTGATCGCCCGCGCCTGCCCGTGGGCCAACCGCGCGGCGATCGTCCGGCGGCTGCTCGGGCTGGAGGACGTGCTGTCGATGGGCATGTGCGGTCCGACGCACGACGAGCGCAGCTGGACCTTTGACCTGGACCCGGGCGGGCGGGACCCGGTGCTTGGCATCGAGCGGCTGCAGCAGGCGTTCTTCGCCCGTGATCCGGACTACCCGCGCGGAGTCACCGTGCCCGCGATCGTGGACGTGCCCAGCGGCAAGGTGGTGACCAACGACTTCCGGCGGATCACCCTCGACTTGTCCCTCGAATGGCGCGCTTACCACCGTGCCGGCGCGCCCGAGCTGTACCCGGAGCGGTTGCGCGCGGAGATCGACGACGTGGCGGAGAAGGTCTTCCGTGACGTGAACAACGGCGTCTACCGGGCCGGGTTCGCCGGTTCGCAGGCCGCGTACGAGCATGCGTACCGCGATGTGTTCGGCAGGCTGGACTGGTTGTCGCAGCGGCTCGCCGGACAGCGTTATCTGGTGGGCGACACGATCACCGAGGCCGACATCCGGCTGTTCACCACGCTGGTCCGGTTCGACGCGGTCTATCACGGGCACTTCAAATGCAATCGGCAGAAGCTCACGGAGATGCCGGTGCTGTGGGCGTACGCGCGCGATCTGTTCCAGACGCCGGGGTTCGGCGACACCATCGACTTCGGCCAGATCAAGAAGCATTACTACGTGGTGCACCGGAAGCTGAACCCGAGCGGGGTCGTGCCGCTCGGGCCGGACCTGTCCGGCTGGCTCACCCCGCACGGCCGTGAAGACCTGGGCGGCCGTCCGTTCGGCGACGGCACCCCGCCCGGTCCGCCGCCGGAGAACGAGCGGGTGCCGCTGTTGCCGTCGGCGGGGTAG
- a CDS encoding MarR family winged helix-turn-helix transcriptional regulator encodes MPNRPPLTGAEQAVWRPLTRIITVLPRTLEDQFVQDHGISMTDYTVLVSLSESPEERLRLTDLASATALSLSRISRVVESLERRGLVRKVKCPQDRRAAHATLTDEGHATLRAAYPGHLERVRTHLFDHLSPEEVRAAGPILERLAAALEPPSRKLDT; translated from the coding sequence GTGCCGAACAGACCCCCGCTGACCGGCGCGGAACAAGCCGTCTGGCGTCCGCTGACCCGGATCATCACGGTGCTGCCGCGCACGCTGGAGGACCAGTTCGTCCAGGACCACGGCATCTCGATGACCGACTACACGGTGCTGGTCTCGTTGTCCGAATCGCCCGAGGAGCGGCTGCGGCTGACCGACCTGGCCTCGGCCACCGCGCTGTCGCTGAGCCGGATCAGCCGGGTGGTGGAGAGCCTCGAACGCCGTGGCCTGGTCCGCAAGGTCAAGTGCCCGCAGGACCGGCGGGCCGCGCACGCCACCCTGACCGATGAGGGACACGCGACGCTGCGTGCCGCCTACCCCGGGCACTTGGAGCGGGTGCGGACGCACCTTTTCGACCATCTGTCGCCCGAGGAGGTCCGTGCCGCCGGTCCGATCCTGGAACGGCTCGCCGCGGCGTTGGAGCCACCGTCACGGAAGCTGGACACATGA
- a CDS encoding YceI family protein produces MTTAPAYTDLTGEYTIDGGHSRIGFVARHAMVTKVRGSFNEFEGSFAVDGANPALSSARITIQAKSIDTRNADRDGHLRTNDFLAADEFPTITFASTGVTQTGESSFDVTGDLTIKGVTKSLTIPFEFGGAAKDPFGNDRVGFEGATSINRSDYGVTFNAPLETGGVLVSDKITLEFEVSAIRNA; encoded by the coding sequence ATGACCACCGCCCCTGCCTACACCGACCTGACCGGCGAATACACCATCGACGGCGGGCACAGCCGGATCGGCTTCGTCGCCCGCCACGCCATGGTGACCAAGGTCCGCGGCTCGTTCAACGAGTTCGAGGGCAGCTTCGCCGTGGACGGCGCGAACCCGGCCCTCTCCAGCGCCCGGATCACCATCCAGGCGAAGAGCATCGACACCCGCAACGCGGACCGCGACGGCCACCTGCGCACCAACGACTTCCTGGCCGCGGACGAGTTCCCGACCATCACGTTCGCCTCCACCGGCGTCACGCAGACCGGTGAGAGCAGCTTCGACGTGACCGGCGACCTGACCATCAAGGGCGTCACCAAGTCGCTGACCATCCCGTTCGAGTTCGGCGGCGCGGCGAAGGACCCGTTCGGCAACGACCGCGTCGGCTTCGAAGGCGCGACCTCGATCAACCGCAGCGACTACGGCGTCACCTTCAACGCCCCGCTGGAGACCGGCGGCGTGCTGGTCTCGGACAAGATCACCCTCGAATTCGAGGTCTCCGCGATCAGGAACGCCTGA